One Candidatus Culexarchaeum yellowstonense genomic region harbors:
- a CDS encoding D-aminoacylase has protein sequence MVGKYDLVIVNGRIIDGSGNPWYKANIGIQDGKISVITKSKINGEIEIDASGLVITPGFIDIHSHSDMGLRNLIYNKATNRVMQGITTEAVGNCGSSAYGWTKKYAEKYEERLKKFGLEYKINWTRLSEWKKKVEERGYAINIAPFVGFGTIRTSVLGEEGEGGERSDIDERELNEMKKLLREAMEDGAFGMTAGLEYDVQRNAYTEELIEMCRVVAEYHGLFMAHIRSEDEMLIEAVKEFIRICREAGVSGSISHHKACHPNSWGKPYETIRLIREARMSGIDVICDQYPWLKVAVLNVGEFFRTEGEEEISSKEREKILEYMKDDEKWRKMKEEAIKRNQMEEEYIERKKRELAKRGTPFRMPWNPTTYFVIAHSKTHPEYVDKNFTEVAKLMGVEDPWEAMRKLYIMDNGETTVAEGYMREEDVIEIMKAPFTAISTDGGTEDEPKALHPRNYGTYPQFLGYYVRERKVVELEEAIRKITSLPARFLNLKDRGLLREGYWADIVIFDEREIANLATYEKPCTYPKGIKYVIVNGEIVVENGKHTGKLPGKVLTYSR, from the coding sequence ATGGTTGGAAAATATGATCTGGTAATAGTTAATGGAAGGATAATTGATGGTAGTGGCAATCCATGGTATAAGGCGAACATAGGCATCCAAGATGGGAAGATTAGCGTTATAACCAAATCAAAGATTAATGGTGAAATAGAAATAGATGCAAGTGGACTCGTAATAACCCCTGGATTCATAGATATACATTCACATTCAGATATGGGACTTAGAAACCTAATATACAATAAAGCCACCAATAGGGTTATGCAAGGGATAACCACAGAAGCTGTAGGCAACTGCGGTTCATCAGCTTATGGATGGACTAAGAAGTATGCTGAAAAATATGAAGAGAGATTGAAGAAATTTGGATTAGAATATAAGATAAATTGGACTAGGCTGAGTGAATGGAAGAAGAAGGTTGAGGAAAGAGGATATGCAATAAACATAGCACCCTTCGTTGGATTTGGAACTATAAGAACGAGCGTATTAGGCGAAGAAGGGGAGGGTGGAGAAAGATCAGATATAGATGAGCGCGAGCTGAATGAAATGAAGAAGCTCCTAAGAGAAGCTATGGAGGATGGAGCATTTGGAATGACTGCAGGATTAGAATACGATGTCCAGAGAAATGCATATACAGAGGAGCTGATAGAAATGTGTAGAGTTGTAGCGGAATATCATGGGCTATTCATGGCGCACATAAGATCTGAAGATGAAATGCTTATAGAAGCTGTAAAGGAGTTCATAAGGATATGTAGGGAAGCAGGAGTTTCGGGGAGCATATCACATCACAAAGCATGCCACCCAAACAGTTGGGGGAAACCATACGAAACCATAAGGCTAATAAGGGAGGCAAGAATGTCAGGGATAGATGTAATATGCGATCAATACCCATGGCTAAAAGTGGCGGTGCTAAACGTTGGAGAATTCTTCAGAACAGAGGGAGAAGAGGAAATATCAAGTAAAGAGAGGGAGAAGATACTTGAATATATGAAGGATGATGAAAAGTGGAGGAAGATGAAGGAGGAAGCCATAAAGAGGAATCAAATGGAAGAGGAATATATAGAAAGAAAGAAGAGGGAACTTGCAAAGAGGGGGACTCCATTCAGAATGCCATGGAACCCAACAACATACTTCGTCATAGCACACTCAAAAACACACCCAGAATACGTAGACAAAAACTTCACGGAAGTAGCCAAATTAATGGGAGTTGAAGACCCATGGGAAGCCATGAGGAAACTATACATAATGGATAATGGCGAAACCACAGTTGCAGAAGGATACATGAGGGAAGAAGACGTGATAGAAATAATGAAAGCACCATTCACAGCAATATCCACAGATGGTGGAACAGAAGACGAACCAAAAGCACTACACCCAAGAAACTACGGAACATACCCACAATTCCTAGGATACTACGTTAGGGAGAGAAAAGTCGTGGAGTTAGAGGAAGCCATAAGGAAGATAACATCACTACCAGCAAGATTCCTAAACCTAAAGGATAGAGGACTACTAAGAGAGGGATACTGGGCAGACATAGTAATATTCGATGAAAGAGAGATAGCAAACCTAGCAACCTATGAAAAGCCATGCACATACCCAAAAGGGATAAAATACGTCATAGTAAACGGCGAAATAGTGGTGGAGAATGGGAAGCATACTGGAAAACTACCTGGAAAAGTACTAACATACTCTAGATAG
- a CDS encoding gamma-glutamyltransferase family protein: MYFRAPFYSTRGVVSSESPLASSVGANVLRLGGNAVDAAVATAFTLGVVLPHLSGLGGDFFAILRDPNGNVHVINGSGYSPKALTVDYLRGLGFESMPVHGVHSITVPGMVDGLYGLWRAFGSMEWGKLLEPSIRIAGEGFPAHRGFCRALRNLGGELIKDYGSRVTYRLDEGFPNEGDILSFKGLAEALKLIAEDARSFYEGDIAVKIVDYIRSLGGTMDLDDLKYYHSEFQKPIKVGYRGWQIYEMPPNSQGITTLHILKLIEYSNFMNIPILSMERVQNILDAAIKAYAVRDMYVGDPRFMRKDVDELLSEEFIEAMRSGSISGSANASFMDADTTYFAIADDKGYLISCIQSVFHNFGSYVTEPTYNITLNSRGSSFTFLDGHVNRLESRKKPLHTLSALLLNYGSRWMAMGLSGGHFRPLLHAQIVNGIVDYGLNPQLAIETPRFRWELGSDVVDCERGYSVGELKKFKCKIIDYPSRMGVAAIVEVRDRLKVGYADIRGDGLPIGLE; encoded by the coding sequence ATGTATTTTCGTGCACCGTTTTATTCCACTCGTGGTGTTGTTTCTTCTGAAAGTCCATTGGCTTCCAGTGTTGGTGCTAATGTTTTGAGGCTTGGTGGTAATGCTGTGGATGCAGCTGTGGCTACAGCTTTCACTTTAGGTGTTGTTTTGCCTCATCTTTCTGGTTTGGGTGGGGATTTCTTTGCTATTCTACGTGATCCTAATGGTAATGTCCATGTTATTAATGGTAGTGGTTATTCCCCTAAGGCTTTAACTGTGGATTATCTTCGTGGTTTGGGTTTTGAGTCTATGCCTGTTCATGGTGTGCATTCCATTACTGTTCCTGGGATGGTTGATGGATTGTATGGTTTGTGGAGGGCTTTTGGCTCTATGGAGTGGGGTAAGCTTCTTGAGCCATCCATAAGGATTGCTGGTGAAGGGTTTCCTGCACATAGGGGGTTTTGTAGGGCGTTACGTAATCTTGGTGGTGAGTTGATTAAGGATTATGGTTCTAGGGTTACGTATAGGCTTGATGAAGGTTTCCCAAATGAAGGTGACATATTATCCTTTAAAGGGTTGGCTGAAGCTTTGAAGTTGATTGCTGAAGATGCTAGGAGCTTTTATGAGGGGGATATTGCTGTGAAGATCGTTGATTACATTAGATCTCTTGGGGGGACCATGGATTTGGATGATTTAAAGTATTATCATAGTGAATTTCAGAAGCCAATAAAGGTGGGGTATAGGGGGTGGCAGATATATGAAATGCCTCCAAACTCTCAAGGGATAACTACACTGCACATTTTGAAGCTTATTGAATACTCCAATTTCATGAATATCCCAATACTATCCATGGAGAGGGTTCAAAACATTTTGGATGCCGCGATTAAGGCTTATGCTGTTAGGGATATGTATGTTGGTGATCCAAGGTTTATGCGTAAAGATGTGGATGAATTGCTCTCTGAAGAATTTATAGAAGCCATGAGGAGCGGTAGCATTAGTGGCTCTGCCAATGCATCTTTCATGGATGCTGATACAACATACTTTGCCATTGCTGATGATAAAGGATACTTGATTTCATGTATTCAAAGTGTATTCCATAATTTCGGCTCATACGTCACTGAACCAACATATAACATTACATTGAATTCCCGTGGGTCATCATTCACATTCCTTGATGGTCATGTTAACAGACTTGAATCTAGGAAGAAGCCTTTACACACATTATCAGCCCTACTTTTAAACTATGGTTCAAGGTGGATGGCTATGGGTCTTTCAGGAGGACATTTCAGACCCCTCCTTCATGCTCAAATAGTAAATGGCATTGTGGATTACGGTTTAAATCCGCAATTGGCTATTGAGACTCCACGTTTCAGATGGGAGCTTGGAAGTGATGTTGTTGATTGTGAAAGGGGGTATAGTGTCGGTGAGCTTAAAAAGTTTAAGTGTAAAATAATTGATTATCCATCAAGAATGGGCGTTGCAGCCATCGTGGAAGTTAGGGATAGATTGAAGGTTGGATATGCTGATATCCGTGGAGATGGATTACCCATAGGTTTAGAATAG
- a CDS encoding amidohydrolase family protein, whose amino-acid sequence MILALVNGFLIDGSGGKPIDRATVVIDGSRIKAVGPSSEVKVPSEAKVINLDGLTILPGLIDAHMHFMGTRTHKLEEEFTVPDQVKLLRCVNDASALLDAGFTTVKDCGGTNGLYLKFAVAEGSIRGPRIVASGYVLSQTFGHGDIHFIPIHWAKEKIPTICDGVDDCRRAARYALREGADFIKICATGGVMSMRDRPEHTQFSLEEMKVIVEEARKVGTFVTAHAQGTEGIKMAILAGIKTIDHGIYLDDEAVKMMKERNVILVPTLSIVNQIVTRGREVGIVEWGLAKAMEAFESHLKSVRKAYEAGVKIAVGTDFGGPELWKLGTNAMELELLVDKVGFKPMDAIVSATKISAEACGLEKKIGTIEAGKLADIIVVNGNPLEDIRVLRDVRNVKMVLKEGKIEVNKLS is encoded by the coding sequence ATGATTCTGGCATTGGTTAATGGATTTCTAATTGATGGTAGTGGTGGTAAGCCTATTGATAGGGCTACTGTGGTAATTGATGGTTCAAGGATTAAGGCTGTTGGCCCAAGCTCTGAGGTTAAGGTTCCCAGCGAAGCTAAGGTTATTAACCTTGATGGTTTAACTATTCTACCTGGCCTTATAGATGCCCATATGCATTTCATGGGTACTAGAACACATAAATTGGAGGAGGAGTTCACAGTTCCAGATCAAGTTAAACTCCTAAGATGTGTAAATGATGCATCTGCACTTCTAGATGCTGGCTTCACCACTGTTAAGGATTGTGGTGGAACTAATGGTTTGTATTTGAAGTTTGCAGTGGCTGAGGGAAGTATTAGGGGTCCTAGGATTGTTGCATCTGGATATGTTTTGAGTCAAACTTTCGGTCATGGAGATATACATTTCATACCAATACATTGGGCTAAGGAGAAGATTCCAACCATATGTGATGGTGTGGATGATTGTCGTAGAGCTGCAAGATATGCTTTGAGGGAGGGGGCTGATTTCATAAAGATATGTGCCACTGGTGGCGTTATGTCTATGCGTGATAGACCTGAGCATACGCAATTCTCCCTTGAAGAGATGAAGGTTATAGTGGAGGAGGCTAGGAAGGTTGGAACCTTCGTTACTGCCCATGCTCAGGGAACTGAGGGGATAAAGATGGCAATATTGGCTGGGATTAAAACCATTGATCATGGCATATACTTGGATGATGAAGCTGTAAAGATGATGAAGGAGAGGAATGTAATCCTCGTTCCAACACTATCCATAGTTAATCAGATAGTTACCCGTGGTAGGGAGGTTGGCATTGTGGAGTGGGGTTTAGCAAAGGCTATGGAGGCTTTTGAAAGTCATTTGAAGAGTGTTAGGAAAGCTTATGAAGCTGGAGTTAAGATTGCTGTGGGAACAGATTTTGGTGGTCCAGAATTGTGGAAGCTTGGTACAAACGCCATGGAGCTTGAGTTGCTTGTAGATAAGGTTGGATTTAAACCCATGGATGCCATAGTATCTGCAACTAAGATTTCCGCTGAAGCATGTGGGTTGGAGAAGAAGATTGGAACCATAGAAGCTGGGAAACTTGCAGATATAATAGTGGTTAATGGTAATCCATTGGAAGACATAAGGGTTTTAAGAGATGTGCGGAATGTGAAAATGGTTTTAAAGGAAGGTAAAATTGAAGTGAATAAATTGTCTTAA
- a CDS encoding flavin reductase family protein translates to MVRVSVDPYSVINETIAKLNAGGLLLVSMGLSGVPNVMTIGWGLIGRMWREPFFIVAVRKSRYTYKLLEERGEFTVNVPSDGMDKVLEYCGNYSGRDHDKFKELGLTAMPSHKVSVPYIAQCPIHYECKVSFKVDVTPGSLEKFIEESIYPSGNYHTLYFGRILGVYVEESIASKILK, encoded by the coding sequence ATGGTTAGGGTTAGTGTGGATCCATATTCCGTTATTAATGAAACTATTGCAAAGCTTAATGCTGGTGGGCTTCTATTGGTTTCTATGGGTTTAAGTGGCGTTCCAAATGTTATGACTATTGGTTGGGGTTTGATTGGTAGGATGTGGAGGGAGCCATTCTTTATTGTGGCTGTTAGGAAGTCTAGGTATACTTATAAATTGCTTGAAGAGCGTGGGGAATTCACAGTTAATGTTCCAAGTGATGGTATGGATAAGGTTTTGGAGTATTGTGGAAATTATTCTGGTAGGGATCATGATAAGTTTAAGGAACTTGGCCTTACAGCTATGCCCAGCCATAAGGTTTCAGTGCCATACATAGCTCAATGCCCAATCCACTATGAATGTAAGGTTTCATTCAAAGTTGATGTTACTCCCGGAAGCTTGGAGAAGTTTATTGAGGAGAGCATTTATCCATCTGGGAATTATCATACGCTGTATTTTGGTAGGATACTTGGAGTATACGTTGAAGAATCCATTGCTTCAAAAATTTTAAAATAA
- a CDS encoding creatininase family protein: MYWLLDEVTWEEAKEIIAKADYIILPTGSFEQHGLHLPLSVDNIRAENLVMEVLKRADKYNLKLAKLPTLPYGCSEHHMHFPGTVTLELDTYVKVVTDIGVSMHRHGAKRFLIMNFHGGNIQPLSIAVQLIRTKTGMKTYLIHWTQYARDLIEQWAKPGWGHACEHETSMIMYYRPELVRREKIVKPKVKATAPITEFRYFDEITDTGGIGDPTISKPEYAERIIGEASERILKVLSEALKME, encoded by the coding sequence ATGTATTGGCTATTAGATGAAGTTACATGGGAAGAGGCTAAGGAGATAATTGCAAAGGCTGATTACATAATACTCCCCACCGGAAGCTTTGAACAGCATGGTTTACATTTACCATTAAGTGTGGATAATATAAGGGCTGAGAATCTCGTTATGGAGGTATTGAAGAGGGCTGATAAGTATAACTTGAAACTTGCCAAACTACCAACACTACCCTATGGATGCTCAGAACACCACATGCACTTCCCAGGGACAGTTACATTGGAGCTTGATACATACGTAAAGGTTGTAACGGATATAGGTGTGAGTATGCATAGACATGGAGCTAAGAGATTTCTAATAATGAACTTCCATGGTGGAAACATACAACCATTAAGTATTGCTGTGCAACTTATAAGGACAAAGACTGGGATGAAAACATACCTCATACATTGGACACAATATGCAAGGGATCTAATTGAGCAATGGGCTAAACCTGGATGGGGACATGCATGTGAACATGAAACCAGCATGATAATGTACTATAGACCAGAACTTGTTAGAAGGGAGAAGATAGTTAAACCAAAAGTGAAAGCTACAGCACCTATAACTGAATTCAGATACTTCGATGAAATAACGGACACTGGTGGAATAGGAGACCCAACCATATCAAAACCAGAATATGCAGAGAGGATAATTGGGGAAGCAAGCGAGAGAATACTAAAAGTGCTAAGCGAAGCATTAAAGATGGAGTAA
- a CDS encoding M28 family metallopeptidase, which translates to MKNINQILKEEYSIQELMEFVTRLSQYHRIQGSDGIEEAGEYIKETLRGRSGWNVELKKYSYSVQHGSFDPVVGWSVRGGELRLVKPREELLHTYKNSRTHIAAHSPGGVVEGEVVHVGNGTSIENYEKRDVSGKIVLAYGYGSIVYKNALMKGAMGVLIYRRSGAEDSVPYMGLFLTPEEAKEAKIPAVTVSRSTANKLIQLIERGEKPIVRISVDAKYRVEASIPVVTMKIGNLESEIHLTAHYCHPAGTVNDNVSGSAALMELALSFTRLIEKKILEEPDKHAIRFIWIPEYAGSLAYMLNEKPKAVFNINLDMIGERQELTGSTINFVKSPPKIYHPYEAITYYTFKRNLSLSEEIGSPRSALSYRFDLTPYQSGSDHDVYIQLWIPAIMILQWPDKYYHSDQDTIDKFDPTLAKIIAVAAGESAYKISRKEFEEEVKMYAKTYFHEYIANELQYTNMETLNERYRYLINVIGEKTLKTAEDEYIKALMEKSGKQEYVEEGEKYIYRGPIGNLSERAIYRAIGWKKYIEMEKNAEKTPIMSRIMSVMIPLYMRKPMSINELQRTILMEFGVKVEREVLEKAVEILIEAKILEKV; encoded by the coding sequence ATGAAGAATATAAATCAAATCCTAAAAGAAGAGTACTCAATACAGGAATTAATGGAGTTTGTCACTAGATTAAGCCAATACCATAGGATACAAGGTAGTGATGGAATTGAAGAAGCTGGAGAATACATAAAGGAAACTTTGAGGGGGAGAAGTGGATGGAACGTGGAATTGAAGAAGTATAGTTATAGCGTTCAACATGGATCCTTCGATCCAGTGGTCGGCTGGAGCGTTAGGGGAGGAGAACTAAGACTAGTAAAGCCAAGAGAAGAATTACTACACACATACAAGAATTCAAGAACACACATTGCAGCCCACAGTCCAGGAGGAGTTGTTGAAGGGGAAGTGGTGCATGTTGGGAATGGAACATCCATTGAAAACTATGAGAAGAGGGATGTAAGTGGAAAGATTGTACTCGCATATGGCTATGGAAGCATAGTTTACAAGAATGCCTTAATGAAGGGAGCCATGGGAGTTCTAATATATAGGAGGAGTGGAGCAGAAGATTCAGTTCCATACATGGGATTATTCCTAACACCAGAAGAAGCGAAGGAAGCAAAAATACCTGCAGTAACAGTATCCAGAAGCACAGCCAACAAGCTAATACAACTAATCGAGAGGGGGGAGAAACCCATAGTTAGAATAAGTGTTGACGCAAAATATAGAGTTGAAGCATCAATACCAGTAGTCACAATGAAAATTGGAAATTTGGAAAGCGAAATCCATTTAACAGCACACTACTGCCACCCAGCTGGAACAGTGAACGATAATGTCAGTGGATCAGCAGCATTAATGGAGCTAGCTCTAAGCTTCACAAGACTCATAGAAAAGAAGATTTTGGAAGAGCCAGACAAACATGCAATAAGATTCATATGGATACCAGAATATGCAGGTTCACTGGCATACATGTTAAATGAAAAGCCAAAAGCAGTTTTCAACATAAACTTAGACATGATTGGAGAAAGGCAAGAATTAACAGGATCAACAATAAACTTCGTCAAATCACCACCAAAAATCTACCACCCATACGAAGCCATAACATACTACACATTCAAAAGAAACCTATCACTAAGCGAAGAGATAGGGTCACCTAGAAGCGCACTATCATATAGATTTGACCTAACACCATACCAATCCGGAAGCGACCACGACGTATACATCCAACTATGGATACCGGCAATAATGATACTACAATGGCCTGACAAATACTACCATAGCGACCAGGATACAATAGACAAATTCGACCCTACACTAGCGAAAATAATAGCCGTAGCAGCAGGGGAATCAGCATACAAAATATCTAGGAAGGAATTTGAAGAAGAAGTTAAAATGTATGCAAAAACATACTTCCACGAATACATTGCAAACGAACTACAATACACAAACATGGAAACCTTGAATGAAAGATATAGATACCTAATAAACGTTATAGGTGAAAAGACACTAAAAACAGCAGAAGATGAATACATAAAGGCATTGATGGAGAAATCTGGAAAACAAGAATACGTTGAAGAGGGGGAGAAGTACATATATAGGGGACCCATAGGAAACCTATCGGAAAGAGCCATATACAGAGCTATTGGATGGAAGAAGTACATTGAAATGGAGAAGAATGCTGAGAAAACACCAATAATGTCTAGAATCATGAGTGTAATGATACCATTATACATGAGGAAACCCATGAGCATAAATGAACTTCAAAGAACAATACTAATGGAATTTGGAGTTAAAGTTGAAAGGGAAGTACTAGAGAAGGCTGTGGAAATATTAATTGAAGCAAAAATCCTAGAAAAAGTATAG
- a CDS encoding M20 family metallopeptidase, translating to MEKEKEYALSIIDKYEGRFVEVSDLVWEFAELGLVEFKSSSLLADELEKHGFRVIRGIAGMPTAFVAEWGSGKPVIGIMGEYDALPGLSQKPVPWKEPLVEGAPGHGCGHNIHGVSGLAAAIAVRYAMEKFGIKGTIRFYGCPAEENFSGKVYMVRDGYFNDVDAVISHHPSTMNGATLMSSLANNSVKFHFYGRASHAGGSPEAGRSALDAVELMNVGVNYMREHIIQDARIHYIIEKGGDQPNIVPPYARSWYLIRAPEREQVEEIYNWVLDIAKGAALMTQTQHKVEFIKGVYNKIPNRTIAETIVKNMRLIGLPKYSDEDIKFAQEIAKTIPIEAKINQLRNSKRPGWEKLIDKLMDDEIPDPWGEGEVSHGSTDVSDVSWQAPTVEFGTATWVLGTPGHSWQNVAQCKVGLGHKSLIFAAKTMAATALDLLMNKELLEKAKEEHKNRLRGRVYKSPLPPDHKPPLDAWKK from the coding sequence ATGGAGAAAGAGAAGGAGTATGCTTTAAGCATTATTGATAAGTATGAGGGGCGTTTTGTTGAGGTTTCTGATTTGGTTTGGGAGTTTGCTGAGCTTGGTCTTGTGGAGTTTAAGTCTTCTAGTTTGTTGGCTGATGAGTTAGAGAAGCATGGTTTTAGAGTTATACGTGGCATTGCTGGTATGCCAACAGCCTTCGTAGCGGAGTGGGGGAGTGGAAAACCAGTAATAGGGATAATGGGAGAATACGATGCCCTACCAGGACTCTCACAAAAACCAGTACCATGGAAGGAACCATTAGTTGAGGGTGCCCCTGGTCATGGTTGTGGTCATAATATTCATGGTGTTAGTGGTTTGGCTGCAGCTATTGCCGTTAGGTATGCCATGGAGAAGTTTGGTATTAAGGGGACTATTAGATTCTATGGGTGTCCAGCAGAGGAAAACTTCAGTGGAAAAGTCTACATGGTTAGGGATGGATACTTCAATGATGTAGATGCCGTAATAAGCCACCACCCAAGCACAATGAATGGAGCAACATTAATGAGTAGCCTAGCAAACAACTCCGTGAAATTCCACTTTTATGGTAGGGCTTCTCATGCTGGTGGTAGTCCTGAGGCTGGTAGGAGTGCTCTTGATGCTGTTGAGCTTATGAATGTTGGTGTTAATTATATGCGTGAACATATTATTCAGGATGCTAGGATACACTATATCATTGAGAAAGGTGGAGACCAACCAAACATAGTTCCACCATACGCCAGAAGCTGGTATCTAATAAGAGCTCCTGAGAGGGAGCAAGTTGAGGAAATCTATAATTGGGTTCTGGATATAGCTAAGGGGGCAGCACTAATGACACAAACACAACACAAAGTGGAATTCATAAAGGGGGTTTACAATAAAATACCAAATAGGACCATCGCTGAAACCATAGTTAAAAACATGAGACTGATTGGTCTACCAAAATATAGCGATGAAGACATAAAATTTGCACAAGAAATTGCAAAAACGATACCTATAGAGGCAAAGATAAATCAATTAAGAAACTCTAAGAGGCCTGGATGGGAGAAGCTTATCGATAAATTGATGGATGACGAGATACCAGACCCATGGGGTGAAGGTGAAGTTAGCCACGGATCCACAGATGTATCAGATGTAAGCTGGCAAGCACCAACAGTAGAGTTCGGCACTGCAACATGGGTTTTAGGCACTCCAGGCCATTCATGGCAGAATGTTGCCCAATGCAAAGTTGGTTTAGGACATAAATCATTAATATTCGCAGCAAAAACGATGGCTGCAACAGCATTAGACCTCCTAATGAATAAAGAGCTTCTTGAAAAAGCAAAGGAAGAACATAAGAATAGGCTTAGGGGTAGAGTTTATAAGTCTCCATTACCACCAGACCATAAACCACCATTAGATGCATGGAAGAAATAG
- a CDS encoding MFS transporter: MSDFKFKLAFLCFSHTLLHVYTELPLALLPILRNEYELSFFMVSLIVSIPRLSSLLFSVPSGLIADRFGATKIISISLTLVFISGVIILLTDSIELIVLAFSLASIASTLYHPPALSVAANILPQSFLGRGMGFHGASGTLGVALGPLTLGIVLNIFGWKYAYLVWIVPILISVIVSIYVDLRFHSEINIKRDFEGDGHSHGKSNNSLREVLGGVFLLFLIILLFTNAAGSSISTYITSYFTYERGFDPALASIIFGLSPLMGLISNLAGGIVCDKLGVRYSYTLVLLLLISSVAGIFLSPINSIMVLFYLIYGFSSSMSMPVTSSIVARLVKPEYRGTAYSLEFIPMNLVGIFMPILLSFFISTYGLSIIFPSAFIFYCIALTLFLKLSGHFKKGLN, from the coding sequence TTGAGTGATTTCAAGTTTAAATTGGCTTTCCTATGCTTTTCCCATACCCTCCTCCACGTTTACACAGAGCTTCCACTTGCCTTACTTCCAATATTGCGTAATGAGTATGAATTATCCTTTTTCATGGTTAGTTTAATAGTTTCAATTCCACGTTTATCCTCCCTCCTCTTCTCAGTTCCCAGTGGTTTAATTGCAGATAGATTTGGTGCCACTAAAATCATCTCCATAAGCTTAACCCTAGTTTTCATTTCTGGAGTCATAATATTGCTTACTGATTCCATAGAACTAATTGTTTTAGCATTCTCATTAGCTTCGATAGCTTCAACACTATATCATCCACCAGCATTGAGTGTTGCAGCCAATATTTTGCCTCAAAGTTTTCTTGGTAGGGGGATGGGTTTTCATGGTGCAAGTGGAACTCTTGGTGTGGCTTTAGGTCCATTGACGCTGGGTATTGTACTCAACATCTTTGGCTGGAAGTATGCCTACTTGGTATGGATAGTGCCAATACTAATCTCAGTGATTGTCTCAATCTATGTAGATTTACGTTTCCATTCCGAAATTAATATTAAAAGGGATTTTGAGGGTGATGGTCATTCCCATGGAAAGTCAAATAACTCTTTGCGAGAGGTTTTAGGTGGAGTTTTCCTACTCTTCCTCATAATACTGCTTTTCACCAATGCTGCTGGATCCTCCATATCCACTTATATAACAAGCTACTTCACTTATGAGAGGGGGTTTGATCCTGCATTGGCAAGCATAATTTTCGGTCTTAGCCCCCTCATGGGTTTAATTAGCAATCTTGCTGGTGGAATTGTATGTGATAAGCTTGGTGTTAGATACTCATATACGCTTGTATTGCTACTCCTAATATCCTCGGTGGCTGGAATCTTCCTCTCCCCAATAAATTCCATAATGGTCTTATTTTACTTGATTTATGGGTTTTCCAGTAGTATGAGTATGCCAGTCACGAGTTCCATAGTTGCTAGATTGGTTAAGCCTGAATATAGGGGGACTGCATACAGCTTAGAATTTATACCAATGAATTTAGTTGGAATATTCATGCCAATCCTATTATCCTTCTTCATATCCACGTATGGCCTTAGCATAATCTTCCCCTCCGCCTTCATATTTTACTGTATCGCATTGACTTTGTTCTTGAAGCTTAGTGGGCATTTCAAAAAAGGGTTAAATTGA